The Micromonospora sp. NBC_01740 genome includes a window with the following:
- a CDS encoding DUF3500 domain-containing protein, which produces MEDPLPEQMRTAATALLAALDEPARAQATHRFDDEAARRWLEYRPRPRPGVCLADLDRAGRKAAHRLLATALSPPAYAQAMAIVALEEVLDRAEGWRRGRHSGDYWVAVFGDPARDDAWAWRLEGHHLSVSMTVVADQVSPAPIFLGANPATVRYAGRPVSRPLGVEEDLARALLDAMGPAGRTAAIVADEAPGDIISATRARVDGPLEPLGVPADRLGPTGRALLDQLVALYLDRLPPELAVREARRLDSGQLHFAWAGPTAPGRRHYYRVQGDDLLIEYDNTTDDGNHAHTVLRRPASDFGADVLAAHHAESHPHPR; this is translated from the coding sequence GTGGAGGATCCGCTGCCCGAACAGATGCGCACCGCCGCCACGGCGCTGCTGGCCGCGCTGGACGAACCCGCCCGCGCCCAGGCCACCCACCGGTTCGACGACGAGGCGGCCCGCCGCTGGCTCGAGTACCGGCCGCGACCCCGGCCCGGGGTCTGCCTGGCCGACCTCGACCGCGCCGGGCGCAAGGCCGCGCACCGGCTGCTGGCCACCGCGCTGAGCCCACCGGCGTACGCCCAGGCGATGGCCATCGTCGCGCTGGAGGAGGTGCTGGACCGGGCGGAGGGATGGCGCCGGGGCCGGCACAGCGGCGACTACTGGGTGGCAGTCTTCGGCGACCCGGCCCGCGACGACGCCTGGGCGTGGCGCCTGGAGGGGCACCACCTCTCGGTGAGCATGACCGTGGTGGCCGACCAGGTCTCCCCCGCGCCGATCTTCCTCGGCGCCAACCCGGCCACCGTCCGGTACGCCGGCCGCCCGGTCTCCCGGCCGCTGGGCGTGGAGGAGGACCTGGCCCGCGCCCTGCTCGACGCGATGGGCCCGGCGGGCCGGACGGCGGCGATCGTCGCCGACGAGGCGCCCGGGGACATCATCAGCGCCACCCGCGCCCGGGTGGACGGGCCGCTGGAGCCGCTCGGGGTGCCCGCCGACCGGCTCGGGCCCACCGGGCGGGCCCTGCTGGACCAGCTCGTGGCGCTCTACCTGGACCGGCTCCCACCCGAGCTGGCGGTCCGGGAGGCGCGCCGGCTGGACTCCGGGCAGCTGCACTTCGCCTGGGCCGGCCCGACGGCGCCCGGCCGGCGCCACTACTACCGCGTGCAGGGCGACGACCTGCTCATCGAGTACGACAACACCACCGACGACGGCAACCACGCGCACACCGTCCTGCGCCGCCCGGCCAGCGACTTCGGCGCGGACGTCCTCGCCGCCCACCACGCCGAATCCCACCCCCACCCCCGCTAG
- a CDS encoding GAF and ANTAR domain-containing protein codes for MNLEMWDPAVERLGVLETAALLRELTAALIAVEDFDEALDALVRTAREAVAGVSWCGFTALRAGEPAGVAASDARLAGLDDLRHGPDSPAMDAIRRREMILSDRLDREVRWPSWTPRARELGVHGVISAPVDVDEQVIGAINLYAGPDDLLTPGHQLTAMLLAEHAGLLLAAVRDRARKAAEAGELEPSVLGDGVIGQAIGVIMTQRGCAAGEALDVLRSAASSLDIPLREVADRLVATVSRPRDN; via the coding sequence GTGAACCTGGAGATGTGGGACCCGGCGGTGGAGCGGCTCGGTGTCCTGGAGACCGCCGCCCTGCTGCGCGAGCTGACGGCCGCGCTGATCGCGGTCGAGGACTTCGACGAGGCGCTGGACGCGCTGGTGCGTACCGCCCGCGAGGCGGTGGCCGGCGTGAGCTGGTGCGGCTTCACCGCGCTGCGCGCCGGCGAACCGGCCGGGGTGGCGGCCTCCGACGCGCGCCTGGCGGGGCTGGACGACCTGCGGCACGGCCCCGACTCGCCCGCGATGGACGCGATCCGGCGGCGGGAGATGATCCTCTCCGACCGGCTGGACCGCGAGGTGCGCTGGCCGTCCTGGACGCCGCGGGCCCGGGAGTTGGGCGTGCACGGGGTGATCTCCGCGCCGGTCGACGTCGACGAACAGGTGATCGGGGCGATCAACCTGTACGCCGGCCCCGACGACCTGCTCACCCCGGGGCACCAGCTCACCGCGATGCTGCTCGCCGAGCACGCCGGGCTGCTCCTCGCGGCGGTCCGCGACCGGGCGCGCAAGGCGGCCGAGGCCGGGGAACTGGAGCCCTCGGTGCTCGGCGACGGGGTGATCGGCCAGGCGATCGGCGTGATCATGACCCAGCGCGGCTGCGCGGCCGGCGAGGCGCTCGACGTGCTGCGCAGCGCGGCGTCGTCGCTGGACATCCCGCTGCGGGAGGTGGCCGACCGGCTGGTCGCCACCGTGTCGCGCCCCCGGGACAACTGA
- the secA2 gene encoding accessory Sec system translocase SecA2, with protein MGVSQRLKTRFRRFLQRPGTTVDLGPLEKLLPAVEAREDELSALDDAELTEAAGKATGYEEICAIGREAARRGLDQRPYDVQLLGAMALLSGKVAEMATGEGKTLTATIAAYGHVRLGNGPVHVLTVNDYLARRDALWMEPVYKLLGLSVGWVNEASTPQERRDAYACDVTYVSVSEAGFDYLRDQLVTDVEDRVQPPLRTAIVDEADSILIDEARVPMVLAGSVAGEQDPVHAAAAQVRGLRKGKHYTVAEDGRSVAFTAAGLAAVEAKLGIDLYDEEHVAQLSAVNVALHAHALLHRDVDYIVRDGSVELIDEMRGRVAQRRRWPDGLQAAVEAKEGLDATAEGEVLGTIAVQAYIALYPKVCGMTATAVLVGDQLREFFGLEVAVIPPNTPCVREDETDRIYATRAEKEEALVDEIKRHHERGRPVLVGTLDVKESEGLAAGLNAIGVPCVVLNAKNDDEEATIIAEAGAYGAVTVSTQMAGRGVDIRLGGSDQTDRDRVAELGGLYVIGSGRHDSRRVDDQLRGRAGRQGDPGGSVFFVSLEDDLVARHAGDAVPASPRMNADGLVTDDQVEYAVEHAQRVAEGVNHEIHRNTWRYSVVIEQQRKALAERRERLLTSDVAALMLLDRVPEKAGEMDEDLLARVARSIALYHLDRLWTDHLAELSEVREGVHLRALGRLDPLDEFHRAAVPAFNNLIPEIERRTIETFEETEFTDDWEPDEAKLVRPSATWTYLVHDNPFGSELDRLIASVGRRLSSASR; from the coding sequence ATGGGTGTGTCGCAACGCTTGAAGACCAGGTTCCGCCGGTTCCTCCAGCGCCCGGGGACGACGGTCGACCTGGGGCCGCTGGAGAAGCTGCTGCCGGCCGTCGAGGCGCGCGAGGACGAGCTGTCGGCGCTCGACGACGCCGAGCTGACCGAGGCCGCCGGCAAGGCCACGGGCTACGAGGAGATCTGCGCGATCGGCCGCGAGGCCGCCCGCCGCGGCCTCGACCAGCGGCCGTACGACGTGCAGCTGCTGGGCGCGATGGCGCTGCTCTCGGGCAAGGTCGCCGAGATGGCCACCGGTGAGGGCAAGACGCTCACCGCGACCATCGCCGCCTACGGGCACGTCCGGCTGGGCAACGGCCCGGTGCACGTGCTCACCGTCAACGACTACCTGGCCCGGCGCGACGCCCTCTGGATGGAGCCGGTCTACAAGCTGCTCGGCCTGAGCGTCGGCTGGGTCAACGAGGCGTCCACCCCGCAGGAGCGGCGCGACGCGTACGCCTGCGACGTCACCTACGTCTCGGTCAGCGAGGCCGGCTTCGACTACCTGCGCGACCAGCTCGTCACGGACGTGGAGGACCGGGTGCAGCCGCCGCTGCGCACGGCGATCGTCGACGAGGCCGACTCGATCCTCATCGACGAGGCCCGGGTGCCGATGGTCCTCGCCGGCTCGGTCGCCGGCGAGCAGGACCCGGTGCACGCCGCCGCCGCGCAGGTGCGGGGCCTGCGCAAGGGCAAGCACTACACGGTGGCCGAGGACGGCCGCAGTGTCGCCTTCACCGCCGCCGGCCTGGCCGCCGTCGAGGCCAAGCTCGGCATCGACCTGTACGACGAGGAGCACGTCGCGCAGCTGTCCGCCGTGAACGTGGCGCTGCACGCGCACGCCCTGCTGCACCGCGACGTCGACTACATCGTCCGCGACGGCTCCGTCGAGCTGATCGACGAGATGCGGGGCCGGGTCGCCCAGCGCCGCCGGTGGCCGGACGGGCTCCAGGCGGCCGTGGAGGCCAAGGAGGGCCTCGACGCCACCGCCGAGGGCGAGGTGCTCGGCACGATCGCCGTGCAGGCGTACATCGCGCTCTACCCCAAGGTGTGCGGCATGACGGCGACCGCGGTGCTGGTCGGCGACCAGCTCCGCGAGTTCTTCGGCCTCGAGGTGGCGGTGATCCCGCCGAACACCCCGTGCGTGCGCGAGGACGAGACGGACCGCATCTACGCCACCCGGGCCGAGAAGGAGGAGGCGCTGGTCGACGAGATCAAGCGCCACCACGAGCGCGGGCGGCCGGTGCTGGTCGGGACCCTGGACGTGAAGGAGTCCGAAGGGCTGGCGGCCGGCCTGAACGCCATCGGGGTGCCCTGCGTGGTGCTCAACGCGAAGAACGACGACGAGGAGGCGACGATCATCGCCGAGGCCGGCGCGTACGGCGCGGTGACCGTCTCCACCCAGATGGCCGGCCGGGGCGTCGACATCCGCCTCGGCGGCAGTGACCAGACCGACCGGGACCGGGTCGCCGAGCTGGGCGGCCTCTACGTCATCGGCAGCGGCCGGCACGACAGCCGGCGCGTCGACGACCAGCTGCGCGGCCGGGCCGGGCGGCAGGGCGACCCGGGCGGATCGGTCTTCTTCGTCAGCCTGGAGGACGACCTGGTCGCCCGGCACGCCGGCGACGCCGTTCCCGCCTCGCCCCGGATGAACGCCGACGGCCTGGTCACCGACGACCAGGTCGAGTACGCCGTCGAGCACGCCCAGCGGGTCGCCGAGGGCGTCAACCACGAGATCCACCGCAACACCTGGCGCTACAGCGTCGTCATCGAGCAGCAGCGCAAGGCCCTCGCGGAGCGCCGGGAACGGCTACTGACCAGCGACGTCGCGGCGCTGATGCTGCTGGACCGGGTGCCGGAGAAGGCCGGCGAGATGGACGAGGACCTGCTCGCCCGGGTCGCCCGCTCAATCGCCCTCTACCACCTCGACCGGCTCTGGACGGACCACCTCGCGGAGCTCTCCGAGGTGCGCGAGGGTGTGCACCTGCGCGCCCTGGGTCGGCTCGACCCGCTGGACGAGTTCCACCGGGCGGCCGTGCCGGCGTTCAACAACCTGATCCCGGAGATCGAGCGGCGGACGATCGAGACCTTCGAGGAGACCGAGTTCACCGACGACTGGGAGCCGGACGAGGCGAAGCTGGTGCGGCCGAGCGCGACCTGGACGTACCTCGTGCACGACAACCCGTTCGGCTCGGAGCTGGACCGGTTGATCGCCTCGGTGGGGCGGCGGCTCAGCTCCGCGTCGCGCTGA
- a CDS encoding ABC transporter ATP-binding protein produces MTAAAPVTTADDPVPTAAGGPGAPVDDRRIGLVALLPYLRAHRGTLAVVGALSLAGAAASLAQPLLTRSVLDGLSGSRSVAGLVAALVALVLVAAAIGGVRDYLLQRTAEGVVLGTRRRLAGHLLRLPIAEYDRRRTGDLLSRVGSDTTLLRAVVTSGLFEVVTGAVMVLGAGGAMVLLDPVLFGVTLLGVAAGIGIAVAFAHRVRGLARAAQERVGEMTSAVERAISAARTIRAARAERREADAIGVSAARAYAAGLRVARVQAFVGPASSVTIQGAFLLVLGVGGARVAAGAITVGDLVAFIMFLFFLVLPLGQAVHAYTQLQTGLGALQRIEEMLAVPVEGAADRPASVPARALPGGAPASVEFDRVGFGYPGGPPVLHEVSFTVPAGTRTALVGPSGAGKSTLLALVERFYEVTEGALRIDGVDVRDLPRDALRARIGYVEQSAPVLAGTLRENLLISAPEATEARLRAVLDEVNLGHLAERAPEGLDVQVGEGGVLLSGGERQRLAIARALLAGPPVLLLDEPTSNLDARNEAALRRAIDAVAARRTLLIVAHRLSTVVDADQIVVLDGGRVAATGTHDELTGTSPLYRELATHQLLVS; encoded by the coding sequence TGGGCGCGCTGTCGCTGGCCGGCGCGGCGGCGTCACTGGCACAACCGCTGCTCACCCGCTCGGTGCTGGACGGGCTCTCCGGCAGCCGATCGGTGGCCGGCCTGGTCGCGGCGCTGGTCGCCCTGGTGCTGGTGGCCGCGGCGATCGGCGGGGTGCGGGACTACCTGCTGCAACGCACCGCGGAGGGGGTCGTGCTGGGCACCCGGCGGCGGCTGGCCGGCCACCTGCTGCGGCTGCCGATCGCCGAGTACGACCGCCGCCGCACCGGCGACCTGCTCTCCCGCGTCGGCTCGGACACCACCCTGCTGCGCGCGGTGGTCACCTCCGGCCTGTTCGAGGTCGTCACCGGCGCCGTGATGGTGCTCGGCGCGGGGGGCGCGATGGTCCTGCTCGACCCGGTGCTGTTCGGGGTGACCCTGCTCGGGGTGGCCGCCGGCATCGGCATCGCCGTCGCCTTCGCCCACCGGGTGCGGGGCCTGGCCCGCGCCGCCCAGGAACGCGTCGGCGAGATGACCTCGGCGGTGGAACGCGCCATCTCCGCCGCCCGGACGATCCGGGCGGCGCGGGCGGAGCGGCGCGAGGCCGACGCGATCGGCGTCAGCGCCGCGCGGGCGTACGCGGCGGGCCTGCGGGTGGCCCGGGTGCAGGCGTTCGTCGGCCCGGCTAGCAGCGTCACCATCCAGGGGGCGTTCCTGCTGGTCCTCGGGGTGGGCGGGGCGCGGGTGGCGGCGGGCGCGATCACCGTCGGCGACCTGGTCGCCTTCATCATGTTCCTGTTCTTCCTGGTCCTTCCGCTCGGGCAGGCGGTGCACGCCTACACCCAGTTGCAGACCGGGCTGGGTGCGCTCCAGCGCATCGAGGAGATGCTCGCCGTGCCGGTCGAGGGGGCCGCGGACCGGCCCGCGTCCGTCCCGGCCCGGGCGCTGCCCGGCGGGGCCCCGGCGTCCGTCGAGTTCGACCGGGTGGGCTTCGGCTACCCCGGCGGCCCGCCGGTGCTGCACGAGGTGAGCTTCACCGTGCCGGCCGGCACCCGCACCGCCCTGGTCGGCCCGTCGGGCGCCGGGAAGTCGACGCTGCTGGCGCTGGTCGAGCGCTTCTACGAGGTCACCGAGGGCGCGCTGCGCATCGACGGGGTCGACGTGCGGGACCTGCCCCGCGACGCGCTGCGCGCCCGGATCGGCTACGTCGAGCAGTCCGCGCCCGTGCTGGCCGGCACGCTGCGGGAGAACCTCCTGATCAGCGCGCCGGAGGCCACCGAGGCCCGGCTGCGCGCGGTGCTCGACGAGGTCAACCTCGGCCACCTCGCCGAGCGCGCTCCCGAGGGGTTGGACGTGCAGGTGGGCGAGGGCGGGGTGCTGCTCTCCGGCGGCGAGCGGCAGCGGCTGGCGATCGCCCGCGCCCTGCTGGCCGGACCGCCGGTGCTGCTGCTCGACGAGCCGACCAGCAACCTCGACGCCCGCAACGAGGCCGCGCTGCGCCGGGCCATCGACGCGGTCGCCGCCCGGCGCACCCTGCTGATCGTGGCGCACCGCCTCTCCACCGTCGTCGACGCCGACCAGATCGTGGTGCTCGACGGCGGCCGGGTGGCGGCCACCGGCACCCACGACGAGCTGACCGGGACCAGCCCGCTCTACCGTGAGCTGGCCACGCACCAGCTCCTGGTGAGCTGA
- a CDS encoding ankyrin repeat domain-containing protein codes for MSEELDAETLAFAHRMFDLARDGATAELADYVDAGLPIDLTNDKGDTLLILAAYHAHAETVAALLARGADHSRTNDRGQTALAAATFRSSAEAVRALLAAGADPHHGNPSAVETARFFDLPEMLALLAAPTG; via the coding sequence ACGCTGGCGTTCGCGCACCGGATGTTCGACCTGGCCCGCGACGGGGCCACCGCCGAACTCGCCGACTACGTCGACGCGGGGCTGCCGATCGACCTGACCAATGACAAGGGCGACACCCTGCTGATCCTCGCGGCGTACCACGCCCACGCCGAGACCGTCGCCGCGCTGCTCGCCCGCGGCGCCGACCACTCCCGGACCAACGACCGGGGCCAGACGGCGCTGGCCGCCGCCACCTTCCGCAGCAGCGCCGAGGCCGTCCGGGCGCTGCTCGCCGCCGGGGCCGACCCGCACCACGGCAACCCGTCGGCGGTGGAGACCGCCCGCTTCTTCGACCTGCCCGAGATGCTCGCGCTGCTGGCCGCGCCGACCGGCTGA
- a CDS encoding DUF2231 domain-containing protein, protein MQSRLRVQGHPIQPMLVTFPFGLFVSATVFDLTDVLGGPAFLGEVGYWTSVAALVAAALTAVAGMIDLWDVPVDRTRRTAVTFNLVNVAMAALFLISCLVRADAPQRGASVVLLLTELVALGIGAVGVALGARLVRRFDAGRRAEPTTFDALSSASDSTVDLAHHRP, encoded by the coding sequence ATGCAGAGCCGGCTGCGGGTGCAGGGGCACCCGATCCAACCGATGCTGGTGACGTTCCCGTTCGGGCTCTTCGTGAGCGCGACCGTGTTCGACCTGACCGACGTGCTCGGCGGGCCGGCCTTCCTCGGTGAGGTGGGCTACTGGACGTCCGTGGCCGCCCTGGTCGCCGCCGCGCTGACCGCCGTGGCCGGCATGATCGACCTGTGGGACGTGCCGGTCGACCGGACCCGGCGCACGGCGGTCACCTTCAACCTGGTGAACGTGGCGATGGCCGCGCTGTTCCTGATCTCCTGCCTAGTCCGCGCGGACGCGCCGCAGCGGGGCGCCTCCGTCGTGCTGCTGCTCACCGAGCTGGTGGCCCTGGGCATCGGCGCCGTCGGCGTCGCGCTGGGCGCCCGGCTGGTGCGCCGCTTCGACGCCGGTCGCCGGGCCGAGCCCACCACCTTCGACGCGCTCTCCAGCGCCTCCGACTCCACCGTCGACCTGGCTCACCACCGCCCCTGA